From the Daphnia magna isolate NIES linkage group LG3, ASM2063170v1.1, whole genome shotgun sequence genome, one window contains:
- the LOC116919154 gene encoding apolipoprotein D, translating to MANNLIQVLLLAACIAGLNAGVVVRSSRGLCPTFTTKPDFDYRQYAGVWYEIEKIPVVFEEGMTCIRAIYDEIAPNTVSVVNTAILADGNATAIYGSAYQPYPDTQPGYLIVQFPGRPDGKYFVLDTDYVTYTAVYDCVDVGAFKLEYAWLMARTNTLTAEQLATARAAYTQFGIDVSIFEATYQSDSCLYIP from the exons ATGGCTAACAATTTGATCCAAGTCTTGCTTCTTGCCGCTTGCATTGCCGGACTCAATGCTGGCGTGGTAGTCCGCAGCAGCCGCGGCCTCTGCCCGACTTTTACCACCAAACCTGATTTCGACTACAGACAA TATGCCGGAGTTTGGTATGAAATCGAGAAGATTCCCGTTGTCTTCGAGGAAG GTATGACCTGCATTCGTGCCATTTACGACGAAATCG CACCCAACACCGTCAGCGTCGTCAATACCGCTATTTTGGCTGATGGTAATGCCACTGCCATTTACGGATCAGCCTACCAGCCATACCCCGATACTCAGCCTGGATACTTGATCGTTCAATTTCCCGGCC GTCCCGATGGTAAGTACTTTGTGCTGGACACTGATTATGTTACCTACACCGCCGTCTATGATTGCGTCGACGTCGGTGCCTTCAAACTGGAATATGCCTGGCTTATGGCTCGTACCAACACCTTGACTGCTGAGCAATTGGCTACTGCCCGTGCTGCATACACCCAGTTTGGAATTGATGTTAGCATCTTCGAAGCTACATACCAGAGCGATTCTTGCCTCTACATTCCATAA
- the LOC116919150 gene encoding apolipoprotein D, whose product MFSPLRQVVLLAGVMACINAAVVRNSRGACPPFTSKPDFDYLQYAGVWFEIEKIPVNFEEGMTCIRAIYDEIAPNVISVLNTAVLADGNLTDIYGSAYQPYPETEPGHLIVSFNARAGGADYYVLDTDYVTYAAVYNCVSIGEFKVEYAWILARANSLSPEELTFARNVFIANGVDISTFEPTYQDSKCVYFP is encoded by the exons ATGTTCAGCCCTTTGAGACAAGTTGTACTTTTGGCCGGCGTTATGGCCTGCATTAATGCAGCCGTCGTTCGTAACAGCCGAGGTGCCTGTCCTCCCTTTACGTCCAAGCCTGATTTCGACTACCTACAA TATGCTGGAGTTTGGTTTGAGATCGAGAAGATTCCCGTAAATTTCGAGGAAG GAATGACCTGCATTCGTGCCATCTACGATGAAATCG CACCAAACGTTATCAGCGTACTCAATACTGCCGTCTTGGCTGATGGTAATCTGACTGACATCTACGGTTCAGCTTATCAGCCATACCCCGAGACTGAGCCTGGACATTTAATTGTTTCTTTCAATGCCC GTGCTGGTGGTGCTGATTACTACGTCCTTGACACTGATTATGTCACGTACGCCGCCGTCTACAATTGCGTTAGCATTGGGGAATTCAAAGTAGAATATGCATGGATCCTGGCCCGTGCTAATTCCCTGTCTCCGGAAGAATTAACGTTTGCTAGAAATGTTTTCATTGCCAATGGTGTTGACATAAGTACTTTTGAGCCGACCTATCAAGACTCAAAATGTGTGTACTTTCCTTAA
- the LOC116919144 gene encoding MICOS complex subunit MIC60 isoform X2 codes for MWKAPVRICSQSKVSLQNGRHIIRRNINSRKSNQISGNKFLTIAGTAVLATVGGSVALAKTSDGFRKFSEKNIPGSSFLYNLLLGPPVSHIPVFTPPVRSLEDGLLKKKLEREASKKTDDVVAVTPTDDLVESPKSSVDSTPLDVTEKPIDDEKTENPIKEDPVGLDNEVKLEENAEVVNDSGSDSSVTEETAAVNLSEMSSAEFETLLKELHAKASEAVKQAVDAQDIAAASIKKHVDLVFKSLEKIYEPGQTQENIWEPVFVATQDKNEAVHVAESRAHEARLAVAQLKEVVAHGLKNDQSIQTPDLITFDESVARALYSLETAKARVDAAQSEAKVMDEYRELVDTARHNLQMELSAIRPDLSPNLKTEGTKLGEEEVNILMAHAYWKIITLQKELAKQQSREQQRLKGALDMQRKEDFSILESRLRVELERQYYELKAKYNQDISFHEKTLSDQFTQQLKLQAAAYTDHLNDSLKTQYLELKRTFEAERELDIAKLAALHHEDLAKLHGMGKGIQDAIHDRAEKDRISRQVRELWIAAQSMMDSLRSNATVHLPWNEQRRPLNLNGLNQALNNNDEFASAVLESIPQSAVSQGILPQGALKERFQNVERVCRRVALIDENGGSVLRYALSYLQSMMVVKVDARPPPKQDEEINLAELNTFDILARARYHLEKDDLEQALRYMNLLKGEPQNVATDWLRELRIHLETVQAVNAVMTYAAVQAIESM; via the exons ATGTGGAAAGCACCTGTCAGAATCTGTTCCCAGTCGAAAGTGTCACTCCAGAATGGAAGACACATTATTCGTCGGAACATAAACAGCCGAAAATCCAATCAAAT ATCTGGAAACAAATTTCTCACTATTGCGGGTACAGCTGTTTTGGCAACTGTCGGTGGTTCGGTCGCTCTAGCAAAAACAAGTGATGGATTCAGAAAGTTCTCTGAAAAAAACATCCCTGGATCCTCATTTCTCTACAATCTTCTGCTTGGACCTCCAGTTTCCCACATACCAGTCTTCACTCCTCCTGTCAG ATCTTTGGAAGACGGACTTCTAAAGAAAAAGTTAGAACGAGAAGCATCAAAGAAGACAGATG ATGTAGTAGCTGTTACCCCTACTGATGATCTTGTTGAGTCACCTAAATCCTCTGTAGATTCAACACCATTAGATGTTACAGAAAAACCAATTGATGATGAGAAAACTGAAAATCCAATTAAAGAGGATCCTGTAGGCCTGGATAATGAA gTGAAACTTGAAGAAAATGCAGAGGTAGTGAACGATTCCGGATCCGATAGCTCTGTCACTGAG GAAACAGCTGCAGTTAATTTGTCTGAAATGAGTTCTGCTGAATTCGAAACCTTGCTAAAGGAACTTCATGCCAAAGCGTCCGAAGCTGTGAAACAAGCCGTCGATGCACAGGATATCGCTGCTGCTTCGATCAAAA AGCATGTTGATCTGGTCTTTAAATCCTTGGAGAAGATCTATGAGCCTGGTCAAACACAAGAAAATATCTGGGAGCCGGTCTTTGTTGCGACACAAGATAAAAATGAAGCAGTGCATGTTGCTGAATCCCGAGCTCACGAAGCACGATTGGCCGTAGCTCAACTCAAAGAGGTTGTTGCTCATGGACTCAAGAATGACCAGAGTATACAAACACCTGATCTTATTACTTTCGATGAAAGTGTCGCCCGTGCTCTCTACAG CTTGGAAACTGCCAAAGCACGAGTGGACGCTGCTCAATCGGAAGCTAAGGTTATGGATGAATATCGTGAACTTGTTGATACTGCAAGGCACAATTTGCAG ATGGAGTTGTCCGCCATTCGTCCAGATCTGTCACCCAACTTAAAAACTGAGGGTACAAAATTAGGTGAAGAGGAAGTTAATATTTTGATGGCCCATGCCTATTGGAAGATAATAACACTGCAAAAGGAACTTGCCAAGCAACAA TCGCGTGAGCAACAGCGTTTGAAAGGAGCTTTAGATATGCAACGCAAAGAAGATTTCTCGATCCTGGAGTCACGTCTACGAGTCGAGTTGGAGCGGCAATACTATGAACTTAAAGCGAAATATAATCAAGAC ATTTCCTTCCACGAAAAAACCCTGTCGGATCAGTTCACGCAACAGCTAAAGCTCCAAGCTGCTGCCTATACTGATCACTTAAATGACAGCCTTAAGACGCAGTACCTGGAACTCAAACGAACGTTTGAAGCTGAACGTGAGCTAGATATTGCGAAATTGGCTGCATTGCACCACGAAGACCTGGCCAAGCTTCACGGAATGGGTAAAGGAATACAAGACGCCATCCACGATCGTGCCGAAAAGGATCGAATTTCCCGTCAAGTTCGAGAGCTCTGGATTGCAGCTCAGTCAATGATGGATTCTCTGCGTAGCAATGCTACTGTTCATTTGCCTTGGAATGAGCAACGTCGCCCTCTTAACTTGAATGGTCTAAACCAGGCGCTTAATAATAACGATGAATTTGCTAGTGCAGTCCTTGAATCAATCCCGCAATCCGCTGTAAGCCAGGGAATTCTTCCACAGGGAGCTCTGAAG GAACGCTTCCAGAATGTTGAAAGAGTTTGCCGACGCGTAGCGCTGATTGATGAGAACGGTGGATCAGTTCTTCGTTATGCCCTGTCTTACTTGCAG AGCATGATGGTGGTCAAAGTTGACGCACGCCCGCCACCGAAACAAGATGAAGAAATCAACTTGGCTGAGCTAAATACCTTCGATATTTTGGCTAGGGCAAG GTACCATTTGGAAAAAGACGATCTGGAGCAAGCCTTGCGATACATGAATTTATTGAAAGGTGAGCCACAGAATGTTGCCACCGACTGGTTGCGAGAGTTGCGTATTCACTTGGAAACTGTGCAAGCCGTCAATGCCGTTATGACTTATGCAGCTGTACAAGCGATTGAATCAATGTGA
- the LOC116919144 gene encoding MICOS complex subunit MIC60 isoform X1 produces MWKAPVRICSQSKVSLQNGRHIIRRNINSRKSNQISGNKFLTIAGTAVLATVGGSVALAKTSDGFRKFSEKNIPGSSFLYNLLLGPPVSHIPVFTPPVRSLEDGLLKKKLEREASKKTDDVVAVTPTDDLVESPKSSVDSTPLDVTEKPIDDEKTENPIKEDPVGLDNEVKLEENAEVVNDSGSDSSVTEVTNVQETAAVNLSEMSSAEFETLLKELHAKASEAVKQAVDAQDIAAASIKKHVDLVFKSLEKIYEPGQTQENIWEPVFVATQDKNEAVHVAESRAHEARLAVAQLKEVVAHGLKNDQSIQTPDLITFDESVARALYSLETAKARVDAAQSEAKVMDEYRELVDTARHNLQMELSAIRPDLSPNLKTEGTKLGEEEVNILMAHAYWKIITLQKELAKQQSREQQRLKGALDMQRKEDFSILESRLRVELERQYYELKAKYNQDISFHEKTLSDQFTQQLKLQAAAYTDHLNDSLKTQYLELKRTFEAERELDIAKLAALHHEDLAKLHGMGKGIQDAIHDRAEKDRISRQVRELWIAAQSMMDSLRSNATVHLPWNEQRRPLNLNGLNQALNNNDEFASAVLESIPQSAVSQGILPQGALKERFQNVERVCRRVALIDENGGSVLRYALSYLQSMMVVKVDARPPPKQDEEINLAELNTFDILARARYHLEKDDLEQALRYMNLLKGEPQNVATDWLRELRIHLETVQAVNAVMTYAAVQAIESM; encoded by the exons ATGTGGAAAGCACCTGTCAGAATCTGTTCCCAGTCGAAAGTGTCACTCCAGAATGGAAGACACATTATTCGTCGGAACATAAACAGCCGAAAATCCAATCAAAT ATCTGGAAACAAATTTCTCACTATTGCGGGTACAGCTGTTTTGGCAACTGTCGGTGGTTCGGTCGCTCTAGCAAAAACAAGTGATGGATTCAGAAAGTTCTCTGAAAAAAACATCCCTGGATCCTCATTTCTCTACAATCTTCTGCTTGGACCTCCAGTTTCCCACATACCAGTCTTCACTCCTCCTGTCAG ATCTTTGGAAGACGGACTTCTAAAGAAAAAGTTAGAACGAGAAGCATCAAAGAAGACAGATG ATGTAGTAGCTGTTACCCCTACTGATGATCTTGTTGAGTCACCTAAATCCTCTGTAGATTCAACACCATTAGATGTTACAGAAAAACCAATTGATGATGAGAAAACTGAAAATCCAATTAAAGAGGATCCTGTAGGCCTGGATAATGAA gTGAAACTTGAAGAAAATGCAGAGGTAGTGAACGATTCCGGATCCGATAGCTCTGTCACTGAG GTCACCAATGTTCAGGAAACAGCTGCAGTTAATTTGTCTGAAATGAGTTCTGCTGAATTCGAAACCTTGCTAAAGGAACTTCATGCCAAAGCGTCCGAAGCTGTGAAACAAGCCGTCGATGCACAGGATATCGCTGCTGCTTCGATCAAAA AGCATGTTGATCTGGTCTTTAAATCCTTGGAGAAGATCTATGAGCCTGGTCAAACACAAGAAAATATCTGGGAGCCGGTCTTTGTTGCGACACAAGATAAAAATGAAGCAGTGCATGTTGCTGAATCCCGAGCTCACGAAGCACGATTGGCCGTAGCTCAACTCAAAGAGGTTGTTGCTCATGGACTCAAGAATGACCAGAGTATACAAACACCTGATCTTATTACTTTCGATGAAAGTGTCGCCCGTGCTCTCTACAG CTTGGAAACTGCCAAAGCACGAGTGGACGCTGCTCAATCGGAAGCTAAGGTTATGGATGAATATCGTGAACTTGTTGATACTGCAAGGCACAATTTGCAG ATGGAGTTGTCCGCCATTCGTCCAGATCTGTCACCCAACTTAAAAACTGAGGGTACAAAATTAGGTGAAGAGGAAGTTAATATTTTGATGGCCCATGCCTATTGGAAGATAATAACACTGCAAAAGGAACTTGCCAAGCAACAA TCGCGTGAGCAACAGCGTTTGAAAGGAGCTTTAGATATGCAACGCAAAGAAGATTTCTCGATCCTGGAGTCACGTCTACGAGTCGAGTTGGAGCGGCAATACTATGAACTTAAAGCGAAATATAATCAAGAC ATTTCCTTCCACGAAAAAACCCTGTCGGATCAGTTCACGCAACAGCTAAAGCTCCAAGCTGCTGCCTATACTGATCACTTAAATGACAGCCTTAAGACGCAGTACCTGGAACTCAAACGAACGTTTGAAGCTGAACGTGAGCTAGATATTGCGAAATTGGCTGCATTGCACCACGAAGACCTGGCCAAGCTTCACGGAATGGGTAAAGGAATACAAGACGCCATCCACGATCGTGCCGAAAAGGATCGAATTTCCCGTCAAGTTCGAGAGCTCTGGATTGCAGCTCAGTCAATGATGGATTCTCTGCGTAGCAATGCTACTGTTCATTTGCCTTGGAATGAGCAACGTCGCCCTCTTAACTTGAATGGTCTAAACCAGGCGCTTAATAATAACGATGAATTTGCTAGTGCAGTCCTTGAATCAATCCCGCAATCCGCTGTAAGCCAGGGAATTCTTCCACAGGGAGCTCTGAAG GAACGCTTCCAGAATGTTGAAAGAGTTTGCCGACGCGTAGCGCTGATTGATGAGAACGGTGGATCAGTTCTTCGTTATGCCCTGTCTTACTTGCAG AGCATGATGGTGGTCAAAGTTGACGCACGCCCGCCACCGAAACAAGATGAAGAAATCAACTTGGCTGAGCTAAATACCTTCGATATTTTGGCTAGGGCAAG GTACCATTTGGAAAAAGACGATCTGGAGCAAGCCTTGCGATACATGAATTTATTGAAAGGTGAGCCACAGAATGTTGCCACCGACTGGTTGCGAGAGTTGCGTATTCACTTGGAAACTGTGCAAGCCGTCAATGCCGTTATGACTTATGCAGCTGTACAAGCGATTGAATCAATGTGA
- the LOC116919138 gene encoding tetratricopeptide repeat protein 37: protein MEYDVKKALKDAKEFVKNKDYNSALDTCKGILKHEKNNYLSWVLSAVSFQELGQREKALTAFVKATELQPDQLTAWQGLAAFLEQERNQLVVTTDGGQQSHELSQKLCDVYKKLECFLKSDPVKHINILKKQCELYKSLGQLENSADRAILLLNKGDKEITKSVAKILSPVLSLLDHPTLQILGSSLDELFYPEGEKLDKFFIEQKLLVALQLKQYLKAVTVASEILISNPKHVPSLEVIAHAFVEEKEIDVSLDRVGQIIDALLSENPKSEYGLLAKARWLLLNGKPLEAKQLLEFMNTKDATRKSRILCEAYQELHQWTKVENICRDGLESTVPIESDQRFWKLMLIKSLMETGGVERLKEASMILDNIRDEAKTFIMFRLLETTHLLRSNQLEKCKHNLDVLEEEQPIGNMDKVLLIKAEYLEKTGRDEDAVQLLDLVCESYPQNVEVLLKAAKMLWHSSSNRGKSVAIMLNVIKLNRDIAEPYLLVGTFYGEQQHNTSSLQRAVRCLEKAFQLDPYDIRTCEKLLELYRLLDDISSAVKLLEVVVRCNVKNRRWAWLQKGLLHLKMFQKQKHVPEKEKEAGLAITSLQNAMAIDSNDSSGWEALGEAYIARGSYTAALKAFQRASELNPLSTYSSYQIASIKQIMGENAEAVIAFEALLKQTPDYVPALKGLAETVLNQAIDYLTDGFTGRTVDCCTKAFDLLVRASRLNSHLACVWALLGQVCLLLRNIPKSDFTLLNVPPVLHSDKDLPITKILVMEMGPKFFLSALRLLPDSGALWHNLALSYQACWKLDQTAAYKSSALAAIKKAITLEPKDSSHWDLLGLVATEPAIRQHAFIRALELSPNAPRTAATWTHLGALYMENGDLHLAHECFKQSQNIDPFHVAAWIGQGNIAEQLSPAEAMDLFRHTATIGSGSPGQCEGSPSYAQWVINTLADPLAKQTAHYRYSIVQMHAVPVAIDSLVKYVALYPDDSCALNLLGLLYERQGLFRKAEEAFLNGIEHLTLDDSTISRSRMDKMKANLARLYTYLDRCDEATELYGTLQESELSSACGIALAHFKANRHAESYVTYEAALHWLASDDEKRSHLLVAMAMAAFRRDFPDAEAANLLLYESSQLQPPSVYGLLALGALGLLTEDDTLTTAAFQELLPYQTEPRYVADISRLSSYQQSLLGNELQGQREIARNIHMLPNVPELWTLLASFKASVAVQASHSRPSDGVQVARWAEIAFGARCQSDSAADHVFQTIDMSQVISLISLGYLLAGEDTTSLTTAQKAVHCNPHSAASWSVLLAAALPFWSGTGTVNDRIQRLGWLKKLIEHLRRKCDVTVYSRLTPWLGHYERRLVSLLSQS from the exons atggaatACGACGTGAAAAAAGCTTTAAAGGACGCAAAAGAGTTTGTTAAAAACAAGGACTACAATTCAGCCTTGGACACCTGTAAG GGTATATTGAAACATGAAAAGAATAACTACTTGTCATGGGTTTTGAGTGCTGTATCCTTTCAAGAACTTGGCCAAAGGGAAAAAGCCTTGACAGCATTTGTTAAAGCAACAGAGCTACAACCAGATCAACTCACTGCCTGGCAAGGGCTGGCAGCATTTTTGGAACAAGAAAGAAATCAATTGGTGGTCACTACTGATGGTGGTCAACAGTCACATGAGCTTTCACAGAAGCTATGTGATGTGTACAAAAAGCTTGAATGCTTTCTTAAAAG TGATCCTGTGAAGCATATAAATATCTTGAAGAAGCAATGTGAGCTGTACAAATCATTAGGACAGCTTGAAAATTCTGCTGACAGAGCAATCCTTCTTTTGAATAAAGGAGACAAAGAAATAACCAAATCTGTAGCAAAGATACTGTCCCCTGTTTTATCTCTTTTGGATCATCCAACACTACAAATT CTTGGAAGTTCACTTGATGAACTATTTTACCCAGAAGGCGAAAAATTAGACAAATTCTTCATTGAGCAAAAGCTTTTGGTTGCGCTGCAATTGAAGCAGTATTTGAAGGCGGTGACTGTGGCTTCTGAAATTCTTATTTCAAACCCAAAACATGTTCCATCCCTGGAGGTCATTGCCCATGCATttgttgaagaaaaagaaattgatgtTTCGCTTGATCGAGTTGGACAAATAATTGATGCATTGCTCTCGGAGAATCCAAAAAGCGAATATGGTTTACTAGCTAAAGCACGGTGGTTGCTCTTGAATGGAAAGCCATTGGAAGCTAAACAATTATTGGAATTCATGAACACCAAGGACGCAACGCGTAAATCACGTATTCTTTGTGAAGCGTACCAAGAATTACATCAGTGGACAAAAGTGGAAAACATTTGCCGCGACGGGCTTGAGTCTACTGTTCCAATAGAATCGGATCAACGTTTTTGGAAATTAATGCTGATCAAAAGCTTGATGGAAACCGGTGGAGTTGAGCGTCTTAAAGAAGCGTCGATGATCTTGGATAACATTCGGGATGAAGCCAAGACCTTCATTATGTTTAGATTATTGGAAACTACACATCTTTTGCGTTCCAACCAACTTGAAAAATGCAAACATAATCTAGACGTGTTAGAAGAGGAACAACCAATCGGCAATATGGACAAGGTACTTCTAATCAAAGCCGAATATTTGGAAAAAACCGGACGTGATGAGGATGCTGTACAGCTACTAGATCTTGTTTGTGAAAGCTACCCACAAAACGTCGAAGTTTTACTGAAAGCGGCTAAAATGTTATGGCACAGTTCCAGTAACCGCGGGAAGAGCGTCGCTATAATGCTAAACGTCATCAAGCTGAATCGAGATATCGCCGAACCATACCTGTTAGTGGGAACTTTTTATGGCGAGCAACAGCACAATACTTCAAGCTTGCAACGAGCTGTGCGTTGCCTTGAGAAGGCATTCCAATTGGATCCTTATGACATAAGAACGTGTGAAAAGTTGCTGGAACTCTATCGATTGCTTGATGATATTTCAAGTGCTGTTAAACTTTTGGAGGTTGTCGTCCGATGTAACGTAAAAAATCGTCGATGGGCGTGGTTGCAGAAAGGTCTTCTGCACTTAAAAATGTTCCAGAAACAGAAACATGTCccggaaaaggaaaaagaagctGGTTTGGCAATTACGAGCTTACAAAACGCGATGGCTATCGATTCCAATGATAGTTCCGGCTGGGAAGCCTTGG GCGAAGCCTATATTGCCCGTGGCTCGTATACTGCTGCATTGAAAGCATTCCAGCGTGCTTCCGAATTGAACCCTCTATCGACTTACTCGTCATACCAAATCGCCTCCATCAAACAAATAATGGGTGAAAATGCAGAGGCGGTAATCGCATTTGAAGCTCTGCTCAAGCAAACTCCGGACTATGTGCCTGCCCTTAAAGGACTTGCTGAAACGGTTCTAAATCAGGCAATTGACTACCTAACAGACGGTTTCACTGGCAGAACGGTGGACTGCTGCACGAAAGCTTTTGATTTACTCGTGAGAGCAAGTAGACTCAATTCCCACTTAGCCTGTGTATGGGCTCTTTTAGGTCAAGTCTGTTTATTGCTTCGAAATATTCCGAAATCGGATTTCACGCTGCTGAACGTCCCGCCAGTGCTCCATTCAGACAAAGATTTGCCCATCACTAAAATCCTAGTGATGGAGATGGGTCCAAAATTCTTCTTGTCTGCGTTGAGGTTGCTGCCTGACTCAGGTGCGTTGTGGCATAATTTGGCTTTATCTTATCAAGCCTGTTGGAAACTCGATCAAACTGCAGCCTACAAGTCTTCTGCATTGGCGGCTATTAAGAAAGCCATTACTTTGGAGCCTAAAGATTCTTCGCACTGGGATTTACTTGGTCTGGTTGCTACTGAACCAGCTATCCGGCAACACGCTTTTATCCGTGCGCTGGAGCTAAGTCCTAACGCACCAAGGACTGCCGCCACGTGGACTCATCTTGGAGCTTTGTACATGGAAAATGGAGATCTTCACTTGGCTCATGAGTGCTTCAAGCAATCACAAAACATTGATCCGTTTCACGTCGCCGCGTGGATTGGGCAAGGCAATATTGCTGAACAATTGAGCCCAGCCGAAGCTATGGATCTTTTCCGACACACAGCAACCATCGGCAGCGGTAGTCCAGGCCAGTGCGAAGGAAGTCCATCTTACGCTCAGTGGGTTATAAACACGCTAGCCGATCCCCTGGCGAAACAGACAGCCCATTATCGCTATAGTATTGTACAGATGCACGCTGTACCCGTCGCCATTGATAGTCTAGTCAAATATGTCGCTCTCTATCCTGACGACAGTTGCGCTCTGAATTTACTTGGACTGCTCTACGAGCGTCAAGGATTGTTCAGGAAAGCCGAAGAAGCCTTTTTGAACG GGATTGAACATCTAACCTTGGATGATAGCACGATTAGCAGATCCCGCATGGACAAGATGAAAGCTAACTTGGCCAGACTTTACACTTATCTTGATCGATGTGATGAAGCCACCGAACTGTACGGCACGTTGCAGGAATCAGAGCTCAGTTCAGCATGTGGAATTGCTCTTGCTCATTTCAAAGCCAACAGACATGCCGAGTCTTATGTTACCTATGAAGCAGCCTTGCATTGGCTGGCTTCAGATGACGAGAAACGTTCTCATTTATTGGTAGCCATGGCCATGGCCGCCTTTCGACGAGATTTCCCCGACGCCGAAGCAGCAAATTTGCTTCTTTACGAAAGCTCACAATTGCAACCACCCTCCGTCTATGGACTTTTAGCACTTGGAGCACTCGGTCTGCTAACAGAAGACGATACCTTAACTACAGCCGCTTTCCAGGAATTGTTACCTTATCAGACAGAGCCACGCTATGTAGCAGACATCAGTCGGTTGTCGTCGTATCAGCAATCTCTTCTTGGAAACGAACTGCAAGGGCAACGTGAAATTGCGCGCAATATTCATATGCTGCCCAACGTTCCTGAGCTATGGACATTATTGGCTTCTTTTAAAGCATCAGTTGCAGTCCAAGCGTCTCATTCTCGGCCGTCTGATGGAGTGCAGGTGGCTCGTTGGGCTGAGATTGCATTTGGTGCTCGGTGCCAGAGTGACTCGGCCGCAGACCATGTTTTTCAAACCATCGATATGTCGCAAGTTATTTCGCTCATCAGTCTGGGCTATCTACTAGCCGGAGAGGATACTACCAGTCTCACGACAGCACAGAAGGCTGTTCACTGTAATCCGCATTCAGCTGCATCATGGTCGGTGTTGCTTGCAGCTGCCCTTCCTTTCTGGAGTGGAACGGGCACGGTTAATGATCGGATTCAACGGTTAGGTTGGCTCAAGAAATTGATCGAACATTTGCGTCGCAAATGCGATGTTACGGTGTATTCCCGTCTAACGCCTTGGCTTGGCCATTACGAACGACGGTTGGTCTCATTATTGAGCCAATCTTGA